Proteins co-encoded in one Haladaptatus sp. ZSTT2 genomic window:
- a CDS encoding carbon-nitrogen hydrolase family protein: MSQFTVAACQLDSTDDKQDNVERALSFVDEAASKDADIVAFPEMFPYIGSKDAYPEVAEEVPGPTTDRLAARAEDYGMYIHAGSMFEPAPDGRVYNTTALINPDGEVAATYRKAHLFDIDVPGGVTYEESERVAPGDEAVVAETSLANFGLSICYDLRFPELYSTLVRKGAEVIFVPAAFTLFTGKDHWEPLLRARAIESQCYVVAPGQIGDKKDSAHTYGKTMVIDPWGNVTRQASDREELITAPIDLDYLQEVRRDLPSLQHKRDDVYF; encoded by the coding sequence ATGAGCCAGTTCACCGTCGCTGCCTGTCAACTCGACTCGACAGACGACAAACAGGACAACGTAGAGCGCGCACTCTCGTTCGTCGACGAGGCCGCGAGCAAGGACGCAGACATCGTCGCGTTCCCCGAGATGTTCCCGTACATCGGGTCGAAAGACGCCTACCCCGAGGTCGCAGAGGAGGTTCCCGGGCCGACCACCGACCGCCTCGCCGCGCGCGCAGAAGACTACGGGATGTACATCCACGCAGGGAGCATGTTCGAACCCGCCCCGGACGGCCGGGTCTACAACACCACCGCGCTCATCAACCCCGACGGCGAGGTGGCGGCGACCTACCGCAAGGCCCACCTGTTCGACATCGACGTTCCCGGCGGCGTGACCTACGAGGAATCAGAGCGCGTCGCACCCGGTGACGAGGCCGTCGTCGCGGAAACTTCGCTTGCGAACTTCGGCCTCTCTATCTGCTACGACCTGCGCTTCCCCGAACTCTACAGCACCCTCGTGCGCAAGGGTGCAGAAGTCATCTTCGTCCCCGCGGCGTTCACGCTGTTCACTGGCAAAGACCACTGGGAGCCACTCCTCCGTGCGCGTGCCATCGAGAGCCAGTGTTATGTCGTTGCACCCGGCCAGATTGGCGACAAGAAGGATTCAGCTCACACCTACGGCAAGACGATGGTCATCGACCCGTGGGGGAACGTCACCAGACAGGCGAGCGACCGGGAGGAACTGATTACCGCACCGATTGACTTAGACTATCTCCAAGAAGTGCGCCGTGACCTCCCGTCGCTTCAACACAAGCGCGACGACGTGTATTTCTAA
- a CDS encoding MFS transporter, with protein MSTGTALSDSRESALVVSLIGGSHFVNHMYLMLLPPAFALLGPAFSVSTAQLGLAVGVLGGVVTLFQLPFGYVSDTYSRTLVLAISLGFGAVGAALAAAAQSYEWLLLSMVVLGIGVAGHHPAHYPILAAATDESRRGRAYSVHGFTGVLGLAAPFALVPLVLSLGGGWREAFLAIAAFGGLYAVVCLGTFWRYVSRDVTHPPETKTSGSTPNFTNELRTLLTTPLILLLTILWFVNSLAAWGIRTYSQTLLSSGYGFASADASLASSAMLAIGAGFILLGGWLSDRALAEYVLYAGYGALTLLAAVLASSMVPVLLALGFVLLLESTIDVSRPARAKLTDRASARKDVGKNFALMTIGISAGGAIGPPVFGYVIDIAGVDVAFYLIAGLAALAVGLTAAVRAASSQATSGAAAAAE; from the coding sequence GTGTCCACCGGAACTGCCCTCTCAGACAGCCGCGAATCTGCGCTCGTCGTCTCTCTCATCGGCGGGTCGCACTTCGTGAACCATATGTACCTGATGTTGCTGCCGCCCGCGTTCGCGCTTCTCGGCCCGGCGTTTTCCGTCTCGACCGCCCAGCTCGGCCTCGCCGTGGGCGTCCTCGGCGGTGTGGTGACGCTGTTCCAACTGCCGTTTGGCTACGTTTCCGACACCTACAGCCGGACGCTCGTTCTCGCCATCTCGCTCGGCTTCGGTGCGGTGGGGGCCGCCCTCGCCGCCGCCGCCCAGAGCTACGAGTGGCTATTGCTCTCGATGGTCGTCCTCGGTATCGGCGTCGCGGGTCACCACCCGGCGCACTACCCAATACTCGCTGCTGCCACCGACGAGTCAAGACGCGGACGCGCTTACAGCGTCCACGGCTTTACCGGCGTGCTCGGGCTGGCCGCGCCGTTCGCGCTCGTCCCGCTCGTACTCAGCCTCGGTGGCGGGTGGCGCGAAGCCTTCCTCGCAATCGCCGCGTTCGGTGGCCTCTACGCCGTGGTCTGTCTCGGCACGTTCTGGCGGTACGTCAGCCGCGACGTGACCCACCCACCCGAGACGAAAACCAGTGGCTCGACGCCGAACTTCACGAACGAACTTCGGACGCTCCTCACGACGCCGCTCATTCTCTTGCTCACGATTCTCTGGTTCGTGAACTCCCTCGCGGCGTGGGGCATCCGCACGTATTCACAGACCCTGCTTTCGTCGGGCTACGGGTTTGCGAGCGCCGACGCCAGCCTCGCCTCCTCTGCGATGCTCGCGATTGGCGCGGGCTTCATCTTACTCGGCGGCTGGCTCTCAGACCGTGCGCTCGCAGAGTACGTCCTCTATGCGGGGTACGGCGCGCTCACGTTGCTCGCCGCCGTGCTCGCCTCCTCGATGGTGCCCGTCTTGCTGGCGCTCGGGTTCGTCCTGCTCCTCGAAAGTACCATCGACGTGAGCCGGCCCGCCCGCGCGAAACTCACCGACCGCGCCTCGGCGCGCAAAGACGTGGGCAAGAACTTCGCGCTCATGACCATCGGCATCTCCGCGGGTGGCGCGATTGGCCCGCCCGTGTTCGGCTACGTCATCGACATCGCAGGAGTGGACGTGGCGTTTTATCTCATCGCCGGACTTGCCGCGCTCGCCGTGGGGCTGACGGCCGCGGTACGGGCGGCGAGCAGTCAGGCCACCTCTGGAGCGGCTGCGGCCGCAGAGTAA
- a CDS encoding thioredoxin family protein, with the protein MVLLESEEELDVGDEAPDFSLPGTDGETYTLDSFADNDALLVVFTCNHCPYAKAKFEMLNDLAADYDDVAVVGISPNDAAEYPEDSFEKMQELVENGTIQYDAYLYDESQDVARAYGAVCTPDPFLFRKEDGAFELAWHGRLDDALSPDDEPTQHDMREAIESVLAGEAVDKGFLPSRGCSIKWKN; encoded by the coding sequence ATGGTACTGCTCGAATCCGAAGAGGAACTCGACGTTGGCGACGAGGCACCCGACTTCTCGTTGCCGGGAACCGACGGCGAGACCTACACGCTCGACTCGTTTGCCGACAACGACGCCCTGCTTGTGGTGTTCACGTGCAACCACTGTCCGTACGCGAAGGCGAAATTCGAGATGCTGAACGACCTCGCCGCGGACTACGACGACGTGGCGGTAGTCGGCATCAGCCCGAACGACGCAGCCGAGTATCCAGAAGACTCCTTCGAGAAGATGCAGGAACTCGTCGAAAACGGCACCATCCAGTACGACGCCTACCTCTACGACGAGTCCCAAGACGTGGCCCGCGCCTACGGTGCGGTCTGTACGCCAGACCCGTTCTTGTTCCGCAAAGAAGACGGCGCGTTCGAACTCGCATGGCACGGCCGCCTCGACGACGCGCTCTCGCCCGACGACGAGCCAACCCAACACGACATGCGCGAGGCCATCGAGTCCGTGCTCGCGGGCGAAGCCGTAGACAAAGGGTTCCTCCCGTCGCGGGGTTGCTCGATTAAGTGGAAAAACTAA